GCATTTTTTACCAATACCAGTCGATGAAAATATAGAAAATCTTAAGATATATGAAAATCGATATAGATATAAAGATTTATTTTTTGCATTTAGTCACGGAGTTAATTTTGGAAAATTAAAAAAAGGAAAATCTGATGAAAGAGAATTTTTTATCGATTCATTAATAAACAAATATACAAATATAAACTATAATATTTTAGGTGTTTCAAATCATGAACCTAGGTGGAATTATGATTACTACAATGAATTATCTAAGTGCAAAATAGCTCTTAATTTGAGTAGAGGACAGCCATTGAAATATACATCTAGCAATAGAATAGCATCTTTAATCGGAAATGGTATTTATACTTTTATAGATAAAAAAACAAAATTTACAGATTATTTTGATGAAAGTGAAATGGGTTTTTACTCTGATTATAATGATTTAGGATATCAAGTTGAAAAACTAATTTCAAATCCTGATAAGATCAACAAATATAGTAAAAATGGAAAAAAAAGATATTTCGACTTATTTAATAGCAAAAAAGTTACTAAGGAAATCATTAAAAAAACTTTTTTTTAATTAATTTATTTTTTTAAGAATTTCTAAAATATTTTGAGCAAAATTTATTCCTGTAAATTTACTAATTTTTTTTTTTTTATTATTTAAGAAATTTTTTATTTCATCTAACAGAGGATCATTCTCTGTAATCTTGGGGGAATAATTTTTTCCTTCATATATTTTTGCTTGTTTAGAAAAAAAAATATTTTTAAGTTTTTCTATTTTAGGATAGACAGCATATTTATTATAAATTTTAATTTTTTCGTTAATATTCATTTCATCAAATAAAAGCATTTTTTTTGTTGTAATTATAATTATTCTTCTAATTTTGTCAGGATTAAGCCAGCTATTATTTATATCTACATAGAAATTATCTAATTTAAAACTAATATTTGAAATATCTGCTACAGTATTATTTAAAATTTTATAACTATTATGATTAATTAATTTTAATTTTTTTTTAAATAAATAATTTAAAATAGATAGGTCATGTGCTGAAAGATCAAATGAGACGTCTACATCATTTCTTATAGGTCCAAGGTTTTGCCTTTGAAATTTGATATATAACAATTTTCCGTTATTTTTATTTTTAATAAACTTTTTAATATAATGAATATGATTATTAAAAAGATATATATAACCAAAAGTTATATTTTTAACTTTATTAGGAAATATTTTTCTAATCTTTTTTATTTCATTTACATTTTTAAAACCTGGTTTTTCTATGAAAATTTTTTTATCATTTTTTAAAGCAGTTTTAATTAAATTAAAATTTTTTGATGGGGGAGTTGCAAATATAAAAAATAAGTTTTTTTTATCTTTAATTAAATCATCATAATTTTTTTCGATGATTATGTTTTCTGGAAACCTTTTTCTGATTATATTGGATTTTTTTATGTTATTATCGTAGACGATAAATTTTTTTTTTAATTTTACTAAATTTTTTGCAATATTAGTTCCCCAATAACCTGCTCCGATTAGAACTATATTGAAGTTATTATCCATTTTTAATATCTATACTTTATTATGATGTTGTAAATAAATAAAACCTATTGTAACTAATCATATCTTAAGCTTAATGTTTGTTAATAATGATTAAATTTTTAGATATATATAATCAAGATAAGAAATTGCACAGAACTATATTAACTAAAATAGACAAACTATTTAAAAAAGGAGACTTTATATTAGGAAATGAGGTCAATCTCTTTGAAAAAAATTTTAGTAAATTTTGTGGATCAAAATATGCAATTGGATGCGCAAATGGTACAGACGCATTAACTTTGGCACTATTATCTTTAAATCTTCCTAAAAACTCAGAAGTAATTATTCCAGCCATGACTTATTGTTCTACAGCTTTTTCTGTAATTAATGCAAATCTAAAGCCTGTATTAGTAGATACAGAATATTTAAAATCTACAATTTCAATTTCTGAACTAAAAAAAAAAATTACAAAAAAAACAAAGGTCATTTTGCCAGTTCACTTATATGGTTCAGTAGCAAACCTAAGTGAAATTAAGAGAATAATTAAAATGAAAAAAATTTATTTAATTGATGATTGTGCTCAAGCACATGGAGCTAAAGAGGAAATAAGTAAAAATAATATTAAAAGTGTGGGTTCAATTGCTGACATATCTTGCTTTAGCTTATATCCTGGTAAAAATTTGGGCGCATATGGTGACGCAGGCATTATAACCACCAACAATAAGTTTTTTTATAAAAGAATAAGAAAATTAAGAAATTTAGGATCTGAAAAAAAATTTATACATGAACTAGTTGGATTAAATAGTCGTTTAGATACTATTCAAGCTATTATTTTAAATTCAAAATTAAAAAATTTATCTAAATATAATTTACAAAGACAAAAAATTGCAAAATATTATAACCAAAATATAAACAACTATAAAATTAAAAAAATTAAATATTCTAAATACAGTGTATATCATCAATATATAATCTTAGTTAAAGATAGAAGTAAATTAATTAAACTTTTTAAAGAGAAGAAAATAACATTTGGTTTTCATTACCCATATGCAATAAATCAATTAAAGGTTTTTAAAAATGATTTTAAAAATAGAAAATATAAAAATGCTGAAATTTTAGCAAAAGAATCAATTAGTATACCTATAGATCCCAACCTTTCATTTAAACAGATTAAATTTATAACTAAAACTTTAAATGAATTTTAATAAATTATTTAATTTAATTGCATTTATAATAAATGTTGAAAAAATCTAGTATTATAATTCCTACAGTTAAAAACTGCGGTTATTTAAAAATTTGCATTAAATCAATACTCCAAAATTCCTTCTATGAGCACGAAATAATTGTGCATATAAATGGTGTAGATGTAGATACTGAAAATTATTTAATTGATAAAAAAATCATCTATACAAAATCAAACTCAAACATTGGTTTGTGTAGTGGTGTTAATTTAGCAGCTAAAGAATCAACAACTGATTATATAATATATTCTCATGATGATATGTATTATTTACCTGATTGGGATTATCATTTGTTTAATGAAGTAAACAAAACCCCTAATTCAAATTTTTATTTATCATGTACTAATATTAGTCACTATCCAAAAAACAAAGGTGTAATTAATCATATTCATTTCGATGCTGGTTCGAGATTAGAAGATTTTAACGAAGAACTTTTATTATCAAATTTTCATAAATTAGATTTTTATGACATGCAAGGTAGTCATTGGGCACCTCATTTAATTCATAAAAAAATGTGGGATAAAATCGGAGGTTTCAGTGAAGAATTTAATCCTGGTTTCGGTTCAGATCCAGATTTAAATATGAAATTATGGAGTCAAGGTGTAAGAATTTTTAAATCAGTAAATAAATCCAGAGTCTATCATTTTGGATCTTTAACAACTAGAAAAAATAAGAATATTAAACCAAATGATGGAAGAAAAACCTTTTTATTAAAATGGAAAATAACAATTGATTACTTTGTGAAATATTATTTGAAAAGAGGGGATAAATTTACTACTCCACTTAAAGATCACAAAATAGGTATAAAAAATATGTTACCTTTTCTTATTAGCAAATTAAAATATTATATAAAAAAATAAATGAAAAATCGTTTGATAGTAAGAATTGCTGAAGGTCTTGGTAATCAAATGTTTATGTATGCTAATGCTTTTAGTGTTGCTCAAAAAATTAACTATGAATTATACTTTGATGAAAAAAGTGCATATTTTAAGAAAAAAGATATACGAAACTTTGCACTCAACCATTTTAATATTTCTGCGAATACATTAGACGATAAATATAAATTTAATAATCAAATTAAAAATCTTAAAAGAAAATTTTTAATAAATTTTGATTTTTTCAAAAAGAAAAAAAAATTTATAATTGAAAATAAATTTGAAAATAAAAAAACAAAGTATGATACCATTGATACAAGAAATCTATCAAATTTAGTATATCTAGAAGGTCATTATGAGTCTGAGAAATATTTTATTTCTAATAGAGATTCTTTATTGAAAGAATTTGAAATTAAAAATAAAGATAAATTAATAAATAATAAATATTTTGATATAATTACTAAAAATAAAGATAGAATTATTTCTATATGTGTAAGAACCAATAGGTACTCTGAGAGAATTAATAATTCGAATGATTTAATATCTAAAAAAAAATCTGATGCTTTTACACGAGATAGTATTGAGTACATTTATAGAGCTATAAAACAATTTCCCATCAATATTGAAAAACCTTTGTATTTATTGTGGAGTAATGACTTTTCAAATCTTAATCAATATTTTCAAAAAGATAATTTTATTTTTGTTCAAAATAATCAGGATAAAATTATAAATGATTTTTTTTTATTAACACATTGCAAATATTTTATAGTAGGACCAACTTCTTTTCATTGGTGGGGCGCATGGTTGGCTCAAGATACCAATAAAATATGCATAAAACCAAAAAATATGAACCCTTCTAAAAATATTGATTTTTGGCCAAATAATTGGATTGCTTTATGATAAAATTCTCTAAAGTTTTCTAGGATTAGCTAAATATAAATTTATTTAATTTTTTTTAGTATCTTTTTAAGTGACGATAAATTCATTGTTTGATTAAGTGGAATTTTTTTTTTTTTTGTTGCTTTAACTTTTTTTACTTTAGAATTAAACTTTTTTGCAAAATCATATATAGATTGACTTTTTCCACCTATATTTAGTATTCCATTCTCATTTATAATATAAGGTAAAATTTTGACTAATTCTTCATGAAACATAAAGTTACTTTTTACATTAACATACGCTTTTTTATGGACAAACGGTTTCTCTGTCATAGTAATTCTTAATATTAATGATTTATTATACATCGATACAGAGCACTCACCTCCTAATTTCGATAATGCATAATTATTCATTGGTTTAACAGGGTCATCTTCTGAATAGTTTCCTTTTTTTCCTTCGTAAACATAACCTGTTGAAAAATAGATAATTTTAATATTAAATTTCTCACACATCTTAACAATATTGGCAGTTCCAATAATATTTAGATCAATACTTTTTTTAATATTGTTATAATGAGTTATCATTGGTCTAGATAAACCAGCTGTATGAAGCACTATTTTAGGCTTATATTTCAATAAATTTTTTTTAATAGATTTAATATCTAAAATATTTAATTCACGTCTGTTTAGGAATTTTAAATTTAATTTTGTATTTTTCTCTTTTAATATTTTTGCAAACCTACCATTGCCACCCGTTACGATAATTAAATCCCTCATAATGATTTTATAAAATTTATATAAGTGAGGTTTGACTTGTCTTTAATAGATACAATAGGCTTTTTTATGGGCCAATTAATATTAAGAGTTTTATCATTATAAATTATCCCTCTTTCACTAACCTTGTTTCTATAATTTGTACAGCTATAAACCACATAATTATGTTTTTCTAATGCACAAAAACCATGAGCAAATCCCGGTGGGACATAAATTGATTTAGAATTTTTTTCACTTAGAATTATTGTAAATTTTTTACCAAATGTTTTTGATTTTTTTCTAAGATCTATAACAACATCAAAAATTTTGCCTTTTACTACAGTAACAAACTTTCCTTGTGCCTTTTTTTTTTGCAAATGTAATCCTCTGATCACGTTTTTTTTTGAGTAAGACATAACTTTAAATGGAAATTTTTTTTTAATTAACTTTTCTTTTAGAATTTCTTTAAAATATCCTCTTTTATCTTTATAGGTTTTACTTTGTAATATAAAAAGATCTTTGATTTTAGTTTTATATTTTTTAATCATATAAAATTTTTTAAATAAGTAGAGTACTCACAGTTACCATAAAATTTTATTGATTCTTTAATATTTGTTTTTGAAATCCAATTGTAGTTAAAGGCAATTTCCTCCAAACATGCAATTTTAATTCCTTGTCTTTTTTCAATCGTAGAAACAAAAGATGATGTATTATAGAAATCTTCAATTGAACCAGCATCTAACCAGACTGCGCCTCGTCCTAATTCTTCATAATTTAATTTGTTATTCTTTTTATACGCTTTTAACAAGTCAGTAATCTCAAATTCGCCTCTATTAGATTTCTTTAATTTTTCAGAGTATTTGATTACTTTATTATCAAAAAAATATAATCCAGTAATAGCTTTGTCGCTTACAAATTTTTTAGGTTTTTCAATAATAGATTCAATTTTTTTATCTTTATGTAATTTTGCAATTCCGTAAAGATAAGGCCTGTTAACCTTATGCAGTATAACTTTAGCTCCTTTTTTTAATCTTGATGATCTTTCCAATAATGAAGTCAGGCTTTGACCGTAAAAAAAATTATCTCCTAATATTAATGCCACATTGTCTTTTTTAATAAATTTTTTACCTATTATAAATGCCTCAGGTAATCCATTTGGTTTTTCTTGTTCTTCATATGTAATATTTATACCCAGGTTTTTACCATCAGGTAAAATTTTTTTATATTGATTCAGTTCACCTTTATTCACAATAATCAGAATATTTTTAATTTTAGCTAACATTAATATTGATAGAGGGTAAAAAATAAGTGGTTTATCATGTATAGGTAAAAGTTGTTTGTTTACTGCTTTTGTTAAAGGACTCATTCTACTTCCTGTACCGCCAGCTAAAATTATACCTTTTTTAACCATTTTTTCCTAAACGTTGAGTTATATCTTTTTTTTTTAAATTTTTATAATAATCTAGATTGTTAATATACCATTTTATAGTTTTTTTTATTCCGCTACTAAAATTAGTTCTTTTATTCCATTTTATTTTTTTGTTAATTTTTTTGCTGTTTAGGGCATATCTTTTATCATGACCAGGACGATCAATTATAAATTTTATTTTTGATTTACTTTTTATTTTGAGTTTATTTTTTAAATCAAAAAGTTTCTTGCATACATTTAGATTATTTAAGTCTTCACCTGATCCGATATTATAAAATTCACCTAACTTACCATATTTTAATATTTTAATTAACGCATTACAGTGATCGTTTACAAATATCCATTCTCTTTTATTTTTACCATCACCATAAATAGGTAAATCTAAATTATTTAATATATTATAGATTAATTTAGGAATTAATTTTTCCGGATGTTGTTTAGGACCATAATTATTAGAGCAATTGGTTATAATTATTGGCAGTTTATATGTTCTAAAATAACTATAAACTAAATGATCTGAAGATGCTTTTGATGCAGCATAAGGTGATGATGGTTTATACGCATCATTCTCCTTAGACCTACCTTTGAGCACATCCCCATAAACTTCATCTGTAGATATATGTATGAGTTTAAATTTTTTATTTTTTTTTACATAATATTTAACAGCTTCAAGTAAATTAAAAACTCCTAATATATTACTTTTTATAAACGAGTAGGGCCCATCTATAGATCTATCAACATGAGTTTCTGCAGCTAAATTAAAAATTGCTGTTGGTTTTTCATTTTCTAAAATTTTAATTATTTTTTTTCTATTATTTATGTCTGTTTGATAAAATTTATAATATTTACTTTTTGAAAATTCTTTAACATTATAAAAATTAGAAGAATAAGATACTTTATCAATATTAATTACTTCAAATTTTTTTTTTATAAGTAAATCAATTAGATTGCTCCCAATAAAACCTAGTCCACCAGTAACAATAATTTTTTGTCTTTTCATATTAATGACTAATACTATTTTTTTATTTAAATCCTAGTATGTAACTTATATTTAAATTTTAATTTTATTTAGAGCATTATTTTTAAATAAATTTGCTTCTTTAATATATCTCCTAACCATTTGTGTTGATTTATGACCTGTCATTGCCATTATACTTCTTTCATCAGCTCCGTATTCAGCTGCAACAGTAGCAAAACCTGACCTTAAACTATGGCCGGCGAAATTTCTATTTTCAATACCTGCTAAATTCAAATATTCTTTCATTAATAAAACTACTGATTGGTCAGTTAATCTTTTATCTGTTAGTGACAAACCTTTCGAAAATCTTCTAAAAATAGGCCCAGTTTTAATTTTTGAAATTTCTAACCATTTTTGCAAGTTTTTAACAGGACAGTAAATTTCATTATTGAAGTAGGGTAGTCCTTTAATCATTCCTTCACCAAATTGATCAGTTTTTGATCTTTTAATAGTAATTTTAAGACCCTCAGGAACAAATTCTAAATCCTCATGATCGATTGAAATAAGTTCAGTTCTTCTAAAACCACCTCCAAAACCAATTAAAATTATTGATTTGTCTCTTAATTTCTTTATTTCTTCTATTTTTTGTTCATTTATTACATTAATTATTAATTTTAAATGATTGATTAAAATAGGTTTTTTACCTTTTTGCATACTGCCTTTGACTCTCCTTATGCCCATTAAATTTTCAACAATGATTGGATGTTTTGTATCTAAATAATAGCCTTTAAGCTTATGAACCATACTAATTGCTACCAATCTTCTTCTTAAAGTGCTTATTTTTGAATTTTTAGATAGATGAGTAATGTATAAAGAAACAATTTTTGGCTCAGACGGTAAAGATTTAAAACCGTGTTTAGCACAAAAAGCGCTAAAATCTTTAAAATCTGATTTATAAGCTCTCAATGTGTTATTTGCTTTTGAGCTCTTAAGGTTATTTAATGTCGCCTCATGCAGCGATTTTAGATCTGTAGTTAGTTCATTCATATAATTACTATTGATAACAATTAATTATCGTTAGTAATATATCAGGTATTTTATAATGTCAAATAAAATAATTTATTAATTTAAATGACAATTAATGACATTGTGAGAACAAGAAGTATGAAATATTATTTAAAGATGGGCATAGATGGAGTAATTGAACCGATATATTTCTTAATAACTTCTTTTGGTTTTGCAATATTAAGCTTTATTAACTATAGAAAATCTGGAAAAACACTTGAAACTATTTATCTTTCAATTTTAACTGTTTTCTTTATAGTCTGCTTCATTATTTTAAATTTTTATTGATGAAAGGTACTAAATTTCAATTAAAAGTCTGGAATTACCTTAAAACTATACCAAAAGGCACTGTTAAAACCTATAAACAGGTAGCAATAGCTATAAAAAGACCTAAATCTGCGCGTGCTGTAGCTAATGCATGTGGAAAAAACCCTTATGCTCCTAAAATACCATGTCATAGAGTAATTCGGTCCGATGGAGGCCTTGGTGGGTACTCAGGGAGAGGTGGAATTAAGACTAAACTGCGTTTATTGAGGTCTGAAAAAGTTGATATTTAGTGGCTTTTTTGGACTATTTTATGTTCAAAAACACAAGTAAAATCAATGTTTTTTCAATATTTAAGTGTATTTTAGCATGAATAGTGTTATGCACCCTTCAGTTGTACTATATATCGAGATATAACAAAATAAGACACCTCTATGGCCGTTTAATACACATATTCTATAACTGCATTGCTCTGCTTTTCAATGATAACATGGCTTATTTTAGCATCAAATTTTAAAGATTTTTTATGAATTTTTGTTCCCCTACCAACTTGCTTTAATAAGAATTTTGAATTTTTTACATAATTTGCTTAAAAATACATTGGTATTAAACACTTTTAAGCATAGTGCTTTATTTTCTCTTTCAAGCTTACCATTTTTGCCTTTATATTATTTAAAAGAGTATCTATTATTTCTAATTTTCTTTTATAAACACAATGATTTATTTTAATTTATATTTATTAGAATAATAATTTTGTATAATAATTACAATAGTTTAAATAAGTATATTAAAGTATTACTTTATATATTAGTAAATATTTATTTACTATTAGTTAGAACGAGTAAGCAAATACTCTCTTCTAGAAATATATAAACCACTGAGAACAATGATAAACAAACCTAAATAAGTCCAATTATCAGGTAACTCATGAAAGAAATAGTAACTAATCAGTATATTTGTAATTATCTCTGTATAGCCCAAAGGAGCTAATTTAGAGGCATCAGCGTATTTAAGTGATAATATGAGGAAAAGGTGCGCTACGGAGGCTATAAGGCCGATTAAAGCCATTAAAATCCACTGATTTGACGTAGGATTAACCCAAACTGAGGGCATAAATAGGCTAATTATTATGGTTCCTATTAATCCTGATAGTAATAAGGTTAAAAGAGGATTGTCAGAGGTACTGAGCTTCCTCGTAATAATAAGATAAAAACCATAGCAAATTCCATTACCTAAAGCAGCCATGGTAGCTAAATTAAGTTCTATAAAGCCAGGTCTGATGACAATTAAAGTTCCAATAAAACCTAATGATACAGCAGTCCATCTCTTCACCCCTACTTTCTCATTTAAAAAAAATGGAGATAAGGCTGTAACACAAATTGGAGCAACAAAAGCTAAGGTTAAGGCTTTAGGAAGTGAAATTTCCGATATTGCATAAAAGAACAAATAGGTAGAAAACACAAAAATTAATCCTCTAATTAATTGAAGGGCTGGTTTTTTCGTCCAAACTAATGAATGCCTATAAAAGATAATCATTAGTGATAATGTAAAGACTACAGTAAAAAAATATCTTGCCCATGTTATCTGTAAAACATCCATAGATGAGCTTAAATATTTGGCAAAAGCATCCATTACAGGAACAATCATCCAAGCAGATGCATTTAAAATTATAGCCTTCATAAAAGAAGGATATCTCTTAATAGAAGTATTTTAAAGCAAAGAATACAACAAGCGGGACTGTTATAAACGACATTAATGTAGAGACAACAATGGTGCTCGCGATGTTATCAACTATTTCCTTAGGTGAATACATTGAACCAATAAGATAATTTAATATTGCACTAGGCATTGATGATTGAATTAATATAACACCCGCACCAAACCCTGATAAATCAAAATATATTATTATGATAAAACCAATTATTGGACCAATTATTACTCTTCCAATTGAAGAAATTATTGAGTTAGTTAGAGAAAATACTTTTAACTTTGTTAATGCTATACCTAAAGACATAAGTATTAAAACAATAGCAGTATAAGTTAATAGCTCAGTAAGATTAATTATAGCCTTTGGCATTTCTAGATCAAAATACAAAAAACCAACAGAAAATATTATTGCATAAAAAGGTGGATTTTTAATCAAAATTTTAAAATCAAATTTTCTATCAGCAAGAAAAACACCAAGAGTAAAGTGTAGTAAAATGATTAATGAAGATATAGATGCAGCAATACCAAGACCTTGAGAACCATACGCAAAAAGACATATCGGTATGCCCATATTCCCATTATTTGGCAGGATAAAAACTGGTACCTCTCTTATAATGTCTTTAGTTTTTAATAAGTATAAAATTATTATTCCAGTTAAAGTAAAACCAATAATTGCTATTAAGTAATAAATAAAATAACTAGCATAAATATCAAAAGATATTCCTGTTGAGGTTATAGCGTAAATAACCATAGATGGTGTACCTACATTTGAAGCAAAACTGGTAATAAAAGAGTTATCAAAGTTTGGATTTTTTTTACCTAAGTAGTATCCAATACCAACTATAAAAAAAACTGGAAATAAAACTTCAAAAAGTTTTAAATAAATTTCCATTAACCAAGCAATCTAATTAATGTTGGTGTTTTTAATATATTTTTATTTTTCTTAAATATCGATAAGCAATTATGGCAATTAATTTCAGATGTTTTATGTGTAATTATAACAATTGTTGCTTTATTATTTTTCTTATCAGGTGTCTGAATCAATCTTTTTACAGATATTTTATATTTAGCTAGGCGATTAGTTATTTGAGATAATACACCAGGTTTATCTTTTACTTCAAACCTTAAATATAATGAATTAACGTAATTGTTTACATTGTATGGTTTTAAAGATTTAAGCTTTGAAACAGTAACACCAAAAGGTTTCTTTATGTTACCACGTAAAATAGATAACAAATCAGAAAGTAATGATGATGATGTTGGACCAGGTCCTGCTCCTTCACCTTGTAATACACTTTCACCAACAGGTTTACCTTGCAGGATAACTGCATTCATTACCCCATTTACATTACCTATATAGGATTTTATACTAACTAAGCATGGATGAACAGTCTCAAAAAGTTGATTATTCTTTAACTCAGAAATACCAAGAAGCTTTATTCTTAAATCTAATTGATTTGCAATTTTAATATCTTTCAATTCTATTTTTTCTATTCCTTCCATTAAGCATTTATGTTTTGAAATTTTACTATTAAAAGCTAAAGCAGATAAAATTCTTATTTTGGCAAATGCGTCAAATCCGTTTAAGTCTAATTTAGGATTACCAGGTTCGGCATAACCAAGCATCTGTGCTTTTTTTAAAACGTCACCAAAATTTTCATTTGAATTTTCCATTTCAGATAAAATATAATTTGAAGTGCCGTTAAGAATTCCATAAACCTTTGATATTTTATTTGTTGCTAATCCTTCTTTAATAGATCTTAATATCGGGATACCTCCAGCAACTGATGCTTCAAATTCCAAATTAACTTTATTTTTTTCTGCAAGTTTTGCTAACTCATTGCCGTGT
Above is a genomic segment from Candidatus Pelagibacter sp. FZCC0015 containing:
- a CDS encoding alpha-1,2-fucosyltransferase translates to MKNRLIVRIAEGLGNQMFMYANAFSVAQKINYELYFDEKSAYFKKKDIRNFALNHFNISANTLDDKYKFNNQIKNLKRKFLINFDFFKKKKKFIIENKFENKKTKYDTIDTRNLSNLVYLEGHYESEKYFISNRDSLLKEFEIKNKDKLINNKYFDIITKNKDRIISICVRTNRYSERINNSNDLISKKKSDAFTRDSIEYIYRAIKQFPINIEKPLYLLWSNDFSNLNQYFQKDNFIFVQNNQDKIINDFFLLTHCKYFIVGPTSFHWWGAWLAQDTNKICIKPKNMNPSKNIDFWPNNWIAL
- a CDS encoding DegT/DnrJ/EryC1/StrS family aminotransferase, coding for MIKFLDIYNQDKKLHRTILTKIDKLFKKGDFILGNEVNLFEKNFSKFCGSKYAIGCANGTDALTLALLSLNLPKNSEVIIPAMTYCSTAFSVINANLKPVLVDTEYLKSTISISELKKKITKKTKVILPVHLYGSVANLSEIKRIIKMKKIYLIDDCAQAHGAKEEISKNNIKSVGSIADISCFSLYPGKNLGAYGDAGIITTNNKFFYKRIRKLRNLGSEKKFIHELVGLNSRLDTIQAIILNSKLKNLSKYNLQRQKIAKYYNQNINNYKIKKIKYSKYSVYHQYIILVKDRSKLIKLFKEKKITFGFHYPYAINQLKVFKNDFKNRKYKNAEILAKESISIPIDPNLSFKQIKFITKTLNEF
- a CDS encoding sugar nucleotidyltransferase, whose translation is MVKKGIILAGGTGSRMSPLTKAVNKQLLPIHDKPLIFYPLSILMLAKIKNILIIVNKGELNQYKKILPDGKNLGINITYEEQEKPNGLPEAFIIGKKFIKKDNVALILGDNFFYGQSLTSLLERSSRLKKGAKVILHKVNRPYLYGIAKLHKDKKIESIIEKPKKFVSDKAITGLYFFDNKVIKYSEKLKKSNRGEFEITDLLKAYKKNNKLNYEELGRGAVWLDAGSIEDFYNTSSFVSTIEKRQGIKIACLEEIAFNYNWISKTNIKESIKFYGNCEYSTYLKNFI
- the rfbB gene encoding dTDP-glucose 4,6-dehydratase — translated: MKRQKIIVTGGLGFIGSNLIDLLIKKKFEVINIDKVSYSSNFYNVKEFSKSKYYKFYQTDINNRKKIIKILENEKPTAIFNLAAETHVDRSIDGPYSFIKSNILGVFNLLEAVKYYVKKNKKFKLIHISTDEVYGDVLKGRSKENDAYKPSSPYAASKASSDHLVYSYFRTYKLPIIITNCSNNYGPKQHPEKLIPKLIYNILNNLDLPIYGDGKNKREWIFVNDHCNALIKILKYGKLGEFYNIGSGEDLNNLNVCKKLFDLKNKLKIKSKSKIKFIIDRPGHDKRYALNSKKINKKIKWNKRTNFSSGIKKTIKWYINNLDYYKNLKKKDITQRLGKNG
- a CDS encoding methylated-DNA--[protein]-cysteine S-methyltransferase codes for the protein MKGTKFQLKVWNYLKTIPKGTVKTYKQVAIAIKRPKSARAVANACGKNPYAPKIPCHRVIRSDGGLGGYSGRGGIKTKLRLLRSEKVDI
- a CDS encoding sugar nucleotide-binding protein, encoding MRDLIIVTGGNGRFAKILKEKNTKLNLKFLNRRELNILDIKSIKKNLLKYKPKIVLHTAGLSRPMITHYNNIKKSIDLNIIGTANIVKMCEKFNIKIIYFSTGYVYEGKKGNYSEDDPVKPMNNYALSKLGGECSVSMYNKSLILRITMTEKPFVHKKAYVNVKSNFMFHEELVKILPYIINENGILNIGGKSQSIYDFAKKFNSKVKKVKATKKKKIPLNQTMNLSSLKKILKKIK
- the rfbC gene encoding dTDP-4-dehydrorhamnose 3,5-epimerase, which encodes MIKKYKTKIKDLFILQSKTYKDKRGYFKEILKEKLIKKKFPFKVMSYSKKNVIRGLHLQKKKAQGKFVTVVKGKIFDVVIDLRKKSKTFGKKFTIILSEKNSKSIYVPPGFAHGFCALEKHNYVVYSCTNYRNKVSERGIIYNDKTLNINWPIKKPIVSIKDKSNLTYINFIKSL
- a CDS encoding glycosyltransferase family 2 protein, whose amino-acid sequence is MLKKSSIIIPTVKNCGYLKICIKSILQNSFYEHEIIVHINGVDVDTENYLIDKKIIYTKSNSNIGLCSGVNLAAKESTTDYIIYSHDDMYYLPDWDYHLFNEVNKTPNSNFYLSCTNISHYPKNKGVINHIHFDAGSRLEDFNEELLLSNFHKLDFYDMQGSHWAPHLIHKKMWDKIGGFSEEFNPGFGSDPDLNMKLWSQGVRIFKSVNKSRVYHFGSLTTRKNKNIKPNDGRKTFLLKWKITIDYFVKYYLKRGDKFTTPLKDHKIGIKNMLPFLISKLKYYIKK
- a CDS encoding site-specific integrase, which produces MNELTTDLKSLHEATLNNLKSSKANNTLRAYKSDFKDFSAFCAKHGFKSLPSEPKIVSLYITHLSKNSKISTLRRRLVAISMVHKLKGYYLDTKHPIIVENLMGIRRVKGSMQKGKKPILINHLKLIINVINEQKIEEIKKLRDKSIILIGFGGGFRRTELISIDHEDLEFVPEGLKITIKRSKTDQFGEGMIKGLPYFNNEIYCPVKNLQKWLEISKIKTGPIFRRFSKGLSLTDKRLTDQSVVLLMKEYLNLAGIENRNFAGHSLRSGFATVAAEYGADERSIMAMTGHKSTQMVRRYIKEANLFKNNALNKIKI
- a CDS encoding Gfo/Idh/MocA family protein, with the protein product MDNNFNIVLIGAGYWGTNIAKNLVKLKKKFIVYDNNIKKSNIIRKRFPENIIIEKNYDDLIKDKKNLFFIFATPPSKNFNLIKTALKNDKKIFIEKPGFKNVNEIKKIRKIFPNKVKNITFGYIYLFNNHIHYIKKFIKNKNNGKLLYIKFQRQNLGPIRNDVDVSFDLSAHDLSILNYLFKKKLKLINHNSYKILNNTVADISNISFKLDNFYVDINNSWLNPDKIRRIIIITTKKMLLFDEMNINEKIKIYNKYAVYPKIEKLKNIFFSKQAKIYEGKNYSPKITENDPLLDEIKNFLNNKKKKISKFTGINFAQNILEILKKIN